The Georgenia sp. TF02-10 genome window below encodes:
- a CDS encoding MBL fold metallo-hydrolase, with product MTTDDARVIPGGPAAVHDLGLVVLRKASVSAQDNNAYLLTAGGEQLLVDAADDADRLLALVAEGGGPLTAVVTTHRHWDHHRALAEVVAATGAAVLAGSDDADALPVPVDRRLQHGDTVRLGDVALDVICLRGHTPGSVALALTEPADGPHPGRVHLLTGDSLFPGGPGRTTSPEDFTSLMYDLEARVFGRFPDDTVVYPGHGTDTTLGTERPQIAAWRARGW from the coding sequence ATGACGACTGACGACGCCCGCGTGATCCCCGGCGGCCCCGCCGCAGTGCACGACCTCGGGTTGGTGGTGCTCCGTAAGGCGTCGGTGTCGGCGCAGGACAACAACGCCTACCTCCTCACCGCCGGCGGGGAGCAGCTCCTCGTCGACGCGGCCGACGACGCCGACCGGTTGCTCGCCCTCGTTGCCGAGGGCGGCGGCCCGCTCACCGCCGTCGTCACGACGCACCGCCACTGGGACCACCACCGTGCCCTGGCCGAGGTCGTCGCGGCCACCGGCGCAGCGGTCCTGGCCGGTTCGGACGATGCCGATGCGCTGCCCGTGCCGGTGGACCGGCGGTTGCAGCACGGGGACACGGTGCGGCTCGGCGACGTCGCGCTGGACGTTATCTGCCTGCGCGGGCACACCCCGGGATCGGTCGCACTCGCGCTGACCGAGCCCGCCGACGGCCCGCACCCCGGGCGGGTGCACCTGCTGACCGGCGACTCCCTCTTCCCGGGCGGTCCAGGGCGGACGACCAGCCCGGAAGACTTCACCTCGCTCATGTACGACCTGGAGGCGCGGGTCTTCGGCCGGTTCCCGGACGACACCGTGGTCTACCCCGGGCACGGCACGGACACCACCCTCGGGACTGAGCGGCCGCAGATCGCCGCCTGGCGCGCCCGCGGCTGGTGA
- the rapZ gene encoding RNase adapter RapZ: protein MDDAGPEQAPPPTTPAGTERPDEAQPLVGAPADGGAPTAAGAPADLPARPDADVLPDADAETDPGVLPDADAAADADAPADLADPTDADPARPPTVPEGIPQLDEQARLPENDPPELLIITGMSGAGRSRAAAALEDLDWYVVDNLPPRLLGALARLMAPGKGGIHRLAAVVDVRSRAFFAELVEVLERLGRTGTDFRIVFLDADDSELVRRYESNRRPHPLQGEGRLLDGIAAERQLLAHLRRRADVFIDTTDLSVHDLARKVRDAVAGEADRPLRVTVMSFGFKYGLPLDADHVVDVRFLSNPYWVGELRHLTGQDEAVRRYVLGQDGATEFADRYVDAIAPVLDGYVEELKPFVTIAVGCTGGKHRSIAMAEAIAERLRQRGQPVRTLHRDLGRE, encoded by the coding sequence ATGGACGACGCCGGGCCCGAGCAGGCACCACCACCGACCACCCCGGCGGGCACCGAGCGCCCCGACGAGGCCCAGCCACTCGTCGGCGCACCGGCGGACGGGGGCGCCCCGACCGCGGCAGGCGCACCGGCGGACCTGCCGGCCCGGCCGGACGCCGACGTGCTGCCGGACGCGGACGCCGAGACGGACCCGGGCGTACTGCCGGACGCGGACGCTGCGGCCGACGCAGACGCACCGGCGGACCTGGCTGACCCGACGGACGCGGACCCGGCCCGCCCGCCGACCGTCCCCGAGGGCATCCCGCAGCTCGACGAGCAGGCCCGCCTGCCCGAGAACGACCCGCCCGAGCTGCTCATCATCACCGGCATGTCCGGCGCCGGCCGGTCCCGGGCGGCGGCCGCCCTGGAGGACCTGGACTGGTACGTGGTGGACAACCTGCCGCCGCGGCTGCTCGGCGCGCTCGCCCGGCTGATGGCCCCCGGCAAGGGCGGCATCCACCGCCTCGCCGCCGTCGTGGACGTGCGCAGCCGGGCGTTCTTCGCCGAGCTCGTGGAGGTCCTGGAGCGGCTGGGCCGGACCGGCACCGACTTCCGGATCGTCTTCCTCGACGCCGACGACTCCGAGCTGGTCCGCCGGTACGAGTCCAACCGCCGGCCGCACCCGCTGCAGGGCGAGGGCCGCCTCCTCGACGGCATCGCCGCCGAGCGCCAGCTCCTCGCCCACCTCCGCCGCCGGGCCGACGTCTTCATCGACACCACCGACCTCTCCGTGCACGACCTCGCCCGCAAGGTCCGCGACGCCGTCGCCGGCGAGGCCGACCGGCCCCTGCGGGTGACCGTCATGTCCTTCGGGTTCAAGTACGGCCTGCCGCTCGACGCCGACCACGTCGTCGACGTCCGGTTCCTGTCCAACCCCTACTGGGTCGGCGAGCTCCGCCACCTCACCGGCCAGGACGAGGCGGTGCGCCGCTACGTCCTCGGCCAGGACGGCGCCACCGAGTTCGCCGACCGGTACGTCGACGCCATCGCCCCGGTGCTGGACGGCTACGTCGAGGAGCTCAAGCCGTTCGTCACCATCGCGGTGGGCTGCACCGGCGGCAAGCACCGGTCGATCGCGATGGCCGAGGCGATCGCCGAGCGGCTGCGCCAGCGGGGGCAGCCGGTCCGGACCCTGCACCGCGACCTGGGCCGGGAATGA
- the uvrA gene encoding excinuclease ABC subunit UvrA — protein MADQLLVRGAREHNLRNISLDLPRDRLIVFTGLSGSGKSSLAFDTIFAEGQRRYVESLSSYARQFLGQMDKPDVDFIEGLSPAVSIDQKSTNRNPRSTVGTITEVYDYLRLLYSRAGTQYCPVCGERVTAQTPQQIVDRLREMPEGTRFQVLAPVVRGRKGEYSELFRDLQSQGFARVRVDGQVVPLAEAPVLEKKLKHNIEVVVDRLVVRENVRQRLTDSVETALRLADGLVLVDFVDLDPEDPGRERRFSEKRACPNDHPLTLEEIEPRTFSFNAPYGACPECTGIGSRLEVDPDLVVPDPELSLADGAIAPWASQPEYFLRQLRALGDQLGFSVDVPWRALPQRARTAVLRGQDYEVKVRYRNRWGRERSYTSGFEGAIAFVERKHAETESEWSRERYEGYMREVPCPVCGGARLKPEVLAVRVGDLSIAELCDLAITDAKAYLDGLTLGAREAAIAGQVLKEIHARLGFLLDVGLGYLSLSRAAATLSGGEAQRIRLATQIGSGLVGVLYVLDEPSIGLHQRDNRRLIETLTRLRDLGNTLIVVEHDEDTIRTADWIVDIGPGAGEHGGHVVHSGDLAGLLATEESVTGAYLSGRRTIRTPARRRPVDKKRQLTVVGARENNLRGVTVSFPLGCLVAVTGVSGSGKSTLVNAILYRVLAGELNGARSVPGRHTRVTGLDGLDKVVHVDQSPIGRTPRSNPATYTGVWDHVRRLFAETTESKVRGYGPGRFSFNVKGGRCEACKGDGTIKIEMNFLPDVYVPCEVCEGARYNRETLEVRFKGKTVADVLAMPIEEAADFFGAVPAITRHLRTLVDVGLGYVRLGQPAPTLSGGEAQRVKLAAELQKRSSGRTVYVLDEPTTGLHFEDIRKLLGVLQGLVDKGNTVIVIEHNLDVVKSADWIVDMGPEGGSAGGTVVATGTPEQVARVPGSYTGQYLAGALGLPVDGELAVAASGRASR, from the coding sequence GTGGCCGACCAGCTCCTCGTGCGCGGCGCGCGCGAGCACAACCTCCGCAACATCTCCCTCGACCTCCCGCGGGACAGGCTCATCGTCTTCACCGGCCTGTCCGGCTCGGGCAAGTCGTCCCTCGCGTTCGACACCATCTTCGCCGAGGGACAGCGGCGGTACGTGGAGTCGCTGAGCTCCTACGCCCGGCAGTTCCTCGGGCAGATGGACAAGCCCGACGTCGACTTCATCGAGGGCCTGTCCCCGGCGGTGTCTATCGACCAGAAGTCCACCAACCGCAACCCCCGCTCGACGGTCGGCACCATCACCGAGGTCTACGACTACCTCCGGCTGCTGTACTCCCGGGCCGGCACCCAGTACTGCCCGGTGTGCGGGGAGCGGGTCACCGCGCAGACCCCGCAGCAGATCGTCGACCGGCTCCGGGAGATGCCCGAGGGCACCCGGTTCCAGGTCCTCGCCCCGGTGGTCCGCGGCCGCAAGGGGGAGTACTCCGAGCTCTTCCGGGACCTGCAGAGCCAGGGCTTCGCCCGCGTCCGGGTGGACGGGCAGGTCGTGCCGCTGGCCGAGGCGCCGGTGCTGGAGAAGAAGCTCAAGCACAACATCGAGGTGGTCGTGGACCGCCTGGTGGTCCGCGAGAACGTCCGCCAGCGCCTGACCGACTCGGTGGAGACGGCGCTGCGGCTGGCCGACGGGCTGGTCTTGGTGGACTTCGTCGACCTCGACCCGGAGGACCCCGGCCGCGAGCGGCGCTTCTCCGAGAAGCGTGCCTGCCCCAACGACCACCCCCTCACCCTGGAGGAGATCGAGCCGCGCACCTTCTCCTTCAACGCCCCCTACGGCGCCTGCCCGGAGTGCACCGGCATCGGCTCCCGGCTCGAGGTGGACCCCGACCTCGTGGTGCCCGACCCCGAGCTCAGCCTGGCCGACGGCGCCATCGCTCCCTGGGCGAGTCAGCCCGAGTACTTCCTGCGCCAGCTCCGCGCGCTCGGCGACCAGCTCGGCTTCTCCGTCGACGTGCCCTGGCGAGCGCTGCCCCAGCGGGCCCGCACGGCGGTGCTGCGCGGGCAGGACTACGAGGTCAAGGTCCGCTACCGCAACCGGTGGGGCCGGGAGCGGTCCTACACCTCCGGGTTCGAGGGCGCCATCGCGTTCGTCGAGCGCAAGCACGCCGAGACCGAGTCGGAGTGGTCCCGCGAGCGGTACGAGGGGTACATGCGGGAGGTGCCCTGCCCGGTCTGCGGCGGCGCCCGCCTCAAGCCCGAGGTGCTGGCCGTGCGGGTGGGCGACCTGTCCATCGCCGAGCTGTGCGACCTGGCCATCACCGATGCCAAGGCCTACCTCGACGGCCTCACCCTCGGTGCGCGCGAGGCCGCCATCGCCGGGCAGGTGCTCAAGGAGATCCACGCCCGCCTGGGGTTCCTCCTCGACGTCGGCCTTGGGTACCTCAGCCTGTCCCGGGCCGCCGCCACGCTCTCCGGCGGGGAGGCCCAGCGGATCCGGCTGGCCACCCAGATCGGCTCCGGCCTGGTCGGCGTGCTGTACGTGCTGGACGAGCCGAGCATCGGGCTGCACCAGCGGGACAACCGGCGGCTCATCGAGACCCTCACCCGGCTGCGGGACCTGGGCAACACCCTCATCGTCGTCGAGCACGACGAGGACACCATCCGCACCGCCGACTGGATCGTGGACATCGGCCCCGGCGCCGGGGAGCACGGCGGCCACGTGGTCCACTCCGGGGACCTGGCCGGCCTGCTCGCCACCGAGGAGTCGGTCACTGGCGCCTACCTCTCCGGCCGGCGGACCATCCGCACCCCGGCCCGACGGCGGCCGGTGGACAAGAAGCGCCAGCTCACCGTCGTCGGCGCCCGGGAGAACAACCTCCGCGGCGTCACCGTGTCCTTCCCGCTCGGCTGCCTCGTCGCCGTGACCGGGGTGTCCGGGTCGGGCAAGTCCACCCTCGTCAACGCCATCCTGTACCGGGTGCTCGCCGGCGAGCTCAATGGCGCCCGGTCGGTGCCCGGCCGGCACACCCGGGTCACCGGGCTGGACGGCCTGGACAAGGTGGTCCACGTGGACCAGTCGCCGATCGGCCGCACCCCGCGGTCCAACCCGGCCACCTACACCGGCGTCTGGGACCACGTGCGCAGGCTCTTCGCCGAGACCACCGAGTCCAAGGTCCGCGGCTACGGCCCCGGCCGGTTCTCCTTCAACGTCAAGGGCGGGCGGTGCGAGGCCTGCAAGGGCGACGGCACCATCAAGATCGAGATGAACTTCCTGCCCGACGTCTACGTCCCCTGCGAGGTCTGCGAGGGCGCCCGGTACAACCGGGAGACCCTCGAGGTCCGGTTCAAGGGCAAGACGGTCGCCGACGTGCTCGCCATGCCGATCGAGGAGGCCGCCGACTTCTTCGGGGCGGTGCCGGCGATCACCCGGCACCTGCGCACGCTGGTCGACGTCGGGCTGGGCTACGTCCGGCTCGGCCAGCCCGCGCCCACCCTCTCCGGCGGCGAGGCGCAGCGGGTCAAGCTCGCCGCCGAGCTGCAGAAGCGCTCCTCCGGGCGGACCGTCTACGTGCTGGACGAGCCGACGACGGGCCTGCACTTCGAGGACATCCGCAAGCTGCTCGGGGTGCTCCAGGGGCTGGTGGACAAGGGCAACACGGTCATCGTCATCGAGCACAACCTCGACGTGGTCAAGAGCGCCGACTGGATCGTCGACATGGGCCCGGAGGGCGGGTCCGCCGGCGGGACGGTGGTCGCCACCGGCACCCCCGAGCAGGTCGCCCGGGTGCCCGGGTCGTACACCGGGCAGTACCTGGCCGGGGCCCTGGGCCTGCCGGTCGACGGCGAGCTGGCGGTCGCCGCGTCCGGGCGCGCCAGCCGCTGA
- the uvrC gene encoding excinuclease ABC subunit UvrC, with protein sequence MADPSTYRPRPGEVPDAPGVYRFKDPQGRVIYVGKAKSLRSRLASYFQDLSALHPRTQQMVTTAAAVEWTVVGTEVESLALEYAWIKEFDPRFNVKYRDDKSYPFLAVTMGEEVPRVQVMRGAKRKGTRYFGPYTHAWAIRDTVDQLLRVFPVRTCSPGVYRRAQSAGRPCLLGYIDKCSAPCVGRISVADHRALAEDFCRFMEGETGPYLRRVEREMRAAAGAQDYERAARLRDDAAALRKVVEQNAVVLPDGTDADVFGLAADELEVSIQVFHVRGGRIRGQRGWVGERVEELDDAGLVEHLLQHVYGAAETAPVAPRDARAAGKARARRADGEATSVDDVPHTPTTAVPREILVPALPENVADLQEWLGRLRGGRVQVRVPRRGDKRTLAETVRANAEQALKLHKARRAGDLTTRSQALRELQDALDLPDSPLRIECYDISHTQGSHQVGSMVVFEDGVPKKSEYRHFVVRGEHGTGARDDTAAMEEVLRRRFTRYLAERDADQTGGGGPVAAGAAPAGTDRAGEGTGARTAADGDPAARAVGAALVGDDPDRADPDQVQPAQVDLDAVDDDGVPLRSGPVDPASGRARRFAYPPNLVVVDGGQPQVAAAQRVLDDLGIDDVALVGLAKRLEEVWLPGEDFPTVLPRTSPALYLLQHLRDESHRFAITHHRSRRAKAMTRSVLDGVPGLGPARQAALLKAFGSVKNIRAASLEEVAAVPGMGPATARAVLAALGAPPAGADGPDDADGARPGSSDDGARPGGAADGARVGGSADGAQPDRSDDGARPDGPDGADPDGADGVRPRADAKADDHLAS encoded by the coding sequence ATGGCCGACCCGTCCACCTACCGGCCCCGCCCCGGCGAGGTCCCCGACGCCCCCGGCGTCTACCGGTTCAAGGACCCGCAGGGCCGGGTCATCTACGTCGGCAAGGCCAAGAGCCTGCGGAGCCGGCTGGCGAGCTACTTCCAGGACCTCAGCGCCCTGCACCCGCGGACCCAGCAGATGGTCACCACCGCCGCCGCGGTGGAGTGGACGGTGGTGGGCACCGAGGTCGAGTCTCTCGCCCTGGAGTACGCCTGGATCAAGGAGTTCGACCCGCGGTTCAACGTCAAGTACCGCGACGACAAGTCCTACCCCTTCCTCGCCGTCACGATGGGGGAGGAGGTGCCCCGGGTGCAGGTCATGCGCGGCGCCAAGCGCAAGGGCACCCGGTACTTCGGCCCGTACACCCACGCCTGGGCGATCCGCGACACCGTCGACCAGCTCCTCCGCGTCTTCCCGGTCCGCACCTGCTCCCCCGGGGTGTACCGCCGGGCCCAGTCGGCCGGCCGGCCCTGCCTGCTCGGCTACATCGACAAGTGCTCCGCGCCCTGCGTCGGGCGGATCTCGGTGGCGGACCACCGGGCGCTGGCCGAGGACTTCTGCCGGTTCATGGAGGGCGAGACCGGCCCGTACCTGCGGCGGGTGGAGCGGGAGATGCGGGCCGCGGCCGGCGCGCAGGACTACGAGCGCGCGGCCCGGCTGCGGGACGACGCCGCCGCGCTGCGCAAGGTCGTCGAGCAGAACGCGGTCGTGCTGCCGGACGGCACCGACGCGGACGTCTTCGGCCTCGCCGCCGACGAGCTCGAGGTCAGCATCCAGGTCTTCCACGTCCGCGGCGGGCGGATCCGCGGCCAGCGCGGCTGGGTGGGGGAGCGGGTCGAGGAGCTCGACGACGCCGGCCTCGTCGAGCACCTGCTCCAGCACGTCTACGGCGCGGCCGAGACGGCCCCGGTCGCCCCCCGCGACGCACGCGCCGCCGGCAAGGCCCGCGCCCGGCGCGCCGACGGGGAGGCCACCAGCGTCGACGACGTCCCGCACACCCCGACCACCGCCGTGCCGCGTGAGATCCTCGTGCCCGCCCTGCCGGAGAACGTCGCCGACCTGCAGGAGTGGCTCGGCCGGCTCCGCGGCGGACGGGTGCAGGTCCGGGTGCCCCGCCGCGGGGACAAGCGCACCCTCGCCGAGACCGTCCGCGCCAACGCCGAGCAGGCCCTGAAGCTCCACAAGGCCCGGCGCGCCGGCGACCTCACCACCCGCTCCCAGGCGCTGCGCGAGCTGCAGGACGCCCTCGACCTGCCCGACTCCCCGCTGCGGATCGAGTGCTACGACATCTCCCACACCCAGGGCAGCCACCAGGTCGGCTCCATGGTCGTCTTCGAGGACGGCGTGCCCAAGAAGTCCGAGTACCGGCACTTCGTCGTCCGCGGCGAGCACGGCACCGGCGCCCGGGACGACACCGCCGCCATGGAGGAGGTGCTGCGCCGCCGGTTCACCCGGTACCTGGCCGAGCGGGACGCCGACCAGACGGGCGGCGGCGGACCCGTCGCGGCCGGTGCCGCTCCGGCCGGTACCGACCGGGCCGGTGAAGGGACCGGTGCCCGGACCGCCGCCGACGGCGACCCGGCGGCCCGCGCCGTCGGCGCCGCCCTGGTCGGGGACGACCCGGACCGGGCGGACCCCGACCAGGTCCAGCCCGCGCAGGTCGACCTGGACGCCGTCGACGACGACGGGGTGCCGCTGCGGTCCGGGCCGGTGGACCCCGCCAGCGGCCGGGCCCGCAGGTTCGCCTACCCGCCCAACCTGGTGGTGGTCGACGGCGGGCAGCCGCAGGTCGCGGCGGCGCAGCGGGTCCTGGACGACCTCGGCATCGACGACGTCGCGCTCGTCGGCCTGGCCAAACGGCTGGAGGAGGTCTGGCTCCCCGGCGAGGACTTCCCCACCGTGCTGCCGCGCACCTCGCCCGCCCTGTACCTCCTGCAGCACCTGCGGGACGAGTCGCACCGGTTCGCCATCACCCACCACCGCTCCCGCCGCGCCAAGGCCATGACGCGGTCGGTCCTCGACGGGGTGCCCGGCCTCGGCCCGGCCCGGCAGGCCGCGCTGCTCAAGGCGTTCGGGTCGGTGAAGAACATCCGCGCCGCCAGCCTGGAGGAGGTCGCCGCCGTTCCCGGGATGGGCCCGGCCACCGCCCGGGCCGTCCTGGCGGCGCTCGGCGCCCCGCCGGCGGGAGCCGACGGCCCGGACGATGCCGACGGCGCCCGGCCCGGCAGCTCCGACGACGGTGCCCGCCCGGGCGGTGCTGCCGACGGCGCCCGCGTGGGCGGCTCGGCGGACGGCGCGCAGCCCGATCGCTCCGACGACGGTGCCCGCCCCGACGGTCCCGACGGCGCCGATCCGGACGGTGCTGACGGCGTCCGCCCCCGGGCCGACGCGAAGGCGGATGACCACCTGGCATCCTGA
- a CDS encoding HNH endonuclease signature motif containing protein yields MFEAERDEPAVGAAAGASGRAAGRSRRAAPGPFDSGWDGPGPEGWLVWSPADEAAQARGFCCAQDAESNQPCRHMRHFAAMMAAQDRVAAVRAAAAGELWDEDDLDDPDGADPEDPHARVRVRVWLVAYQVLADAAVAAGVARTSEITGDVALAPGEVEETAARLARAAEAATRARGEEITPEVAEFFKLAAAMAPREPLTDAERTVVLSGEEVAAGVELFLAVARGETDVVIPDEPGPAPVTEAPYSPWEAAGAAGDGCLLTTIGVDTDSLARCPAGPELAALLAGVNLADLDGFAAVEALAAIRRVEAWAAAKSAELADAVATRCRDIYDARAVKGPGGTVLDGSAQEIAMRLGISVTEANRLIRTGRGMRGAFTDTAQALRSGAIDYRKAATIITTLAEHALPVAVLAEAEVLPTAPTRTHAQLVKDLAAALVKVDPTAATERHHRARAGRKVTHPQPLADGMASLYAVLPAEDAVRVDLALEAMTTTARAHGDDRTRDQLRADALAVLAHGALTTGWAGPPPGTQPPHLNHPGDSPAGDAGDDAATAGGDHDSGHDAGDETNATDAIDATDDGAGAGDDGEMRATDEDAGAGPPGPGAEPSVEDRAAPTAGAPPDPGPPGTPPESGPPGSPPDPALSRPDWPTRTQEPSAPPGSPPDPAPASGRQASERDGTGAWVECPGTGEIPDLHLLLSWRSGMPLGDPGTNRTQIRVTIPLSVALPPQDEAPTGTNGDTTGITTGGSSNAAVGDGDGDRATAGMTENDATTGTGSGVPASTAGRDLDIDPEPGEVAELAGYGPISPDVARALAAGGTWRRLITDPLSGTVLDVGRTRYRPPADLAEHVRTRDRTCVRPGCTTPAERCQIDHTRAFSQGGKTAADSLGAQCTTDHALKSAGTFKTTQPTPGVFEWLTPTGHAYRRNLDGTTTHLNTWRGRPSTIAAAGNHGDDEYGDPPF; encoded by the coding sequence ATGTTCGAGGCGGAGCGGGACGAGCCGGCAGTAGGTGCTGCCGCCGGCGCCTCCGGCCGTGCGGCCGGGCGGTCTCGGCGGGCTGCTCCTGGGCCGTTCGACAGTGGCTGGGACGGTCCGGGTCCGGAGGGGTGGCTGGTGTGGTCCCCGGCGGACGAGGCGGCCCAGGCGCGGGGGTTCTGCTGCGCGCAGGACGCCGAGTCGAACCAGCCGTGCCGGCACATGCGCCACTTCGCGGCGATGATGGCCGCCCAGGACCGGGTCGCCGCGGTGCGGGCGGCGGCCGCGGGGGAGCTGTGGGACGAGGACGACCTCGACGACCCGGACGGCGCCGACCCGGAAGATCCTCACGCCCGGGTGCGGGTGCGGGTGTGGCTGGTGGCCTACCAGGTTCTCGCCGACGCCGCGGTCGCGGCCGGGGTGGCCCGGACCTCGGAGATCACCGGGGACGTCGCCCTCGCGCCCGGTGAGGTGGAGGAGACCGCCGCCCGGCTGGCCCGGGCGGCGGAGGCGGCGACCCGGGCCCGCGGGGAGGAGATCACCCCGGAGGTGGCGGAGTTCTTCAAGTTGGCGGCGGCGATGGCACCCCGCGAGCCGCTGACCGACGCCGAGCGCACGGTGGTGCTGTCGGGTGAGGAGGTGGCGGCGGGGGTCGAGCTGTTCCTGGCGGTGGCCCGCGGCGAGACCGACGTGGTGATCCCCGACGAGCCCGGCCCGGCGCCGGTGACCGAGGCGCCGTACAGCCCATGGGAGGCGGCCGGGGCGGCCGGGGACGGCTGCCTGCTCACCACCATCGGGGTGGACACCGACTCCCTGGCCAGGTGCCCGGCCGGGCCCGAGCTCGCCGCCCTCCTCGCCGGGGTGAACCTGGCCGACCTGGACGGGTTCGCCGCGGTGGAGGCCCTCGCCGCGATACGCCGGGTGGAGGCCTGGGCCGCCGCGAAGTCCGCCGAGCTCGCCGACGCGGTCGCCACCCGGTGCCGAGACATCTACGACGCTAGAGCGGTGAAGGGTCCGGGCGGGACGGTGCTGGACGGCTCCGCCCAGGAGATCGCCATGCGCCTGGGCATCTCGGTGACGGAGGCGAACCGGCTGATCCGCACCGGACGGGGCATGCGGGGGGCGTTCACCGACACCGCCCAGGCGCTGCGGTCCGGGGCGATCGACTACCGCAAGGCCGCCACGATCATCACCACCCTGGCCGAGCACGCCCTGCCCGTCGCGGTCCTGGCCGAGGCCGAGGTGCTGCCCACCGCCCCCACCCGCACCCACGCCCAGCTCGTCAAGGACCTGGCCGCGGCCCTGGTCAAGGTCGACCCCACCGCCGCCACCGAACGCCACCACCGCGCCCGCGCCGGCCGCAAAGTGACCCACCCGCAACCACTGGCGGACGGGATGGCCTCGCTGTACGCGGTCCTGCCCGCCGAGGACGCCGTCCGGGTCGACCTCGCCCTGGAGGCCATGACCACCACCGCCCGCGCCCACGGCGACGACCGCACCCGCGACCAGCTCCGCGCCGACGCCCTCGCCGTCCTCGCCCACGGCGCCCTGACCACCGGCTGGGCCGGCCCCCCACCCGGAACCCAACCACCACACCTCAACCACCCAGGCGACAGCCCCGCAGGCGACGCCGGCGACGATGCCGCGACCGCTGGCGGTGACCACGACAGCGGCCACGACGCGGGCGACGAGACGAACGCAACCGACGCGATCGACGCAACCGACGACGGTGCGGGCGCGGGCGACGACGGTGAGATGCGTGCAACCGATGAGGACGCGGGCGCGGGCCCGCCCGGCCCGGGAGCCGAACCCAGCGTCGAGGACCGTGCAGCGCCCACGGCGGGTGCACCGCCTGACCCTGGCCCGCCGGGCACGCCGCCCGAATCTGGTCCGCCTGGCTCACCGCCTGACCCTGCCCTGTCACGCCCTGACTGGCCGACCCGCACCCAGGAGCCGTCGGCACCGCCGGGCTCACCGCCCGACCCGGCGCCCGCCAGCGGACGGCAGGCGTCCGAGCGAGACGGGACGGGTGCCTGGGTGGAGTGCCCGGGCACCGGGGAGATCCCCGACCTGCACCTGCTGCTGTCCTGGCGCTCAGGCATGCCGCTGGGCGACCCCGGCACCAACCGCACCCAGATCCGCGTGACCATCCCCCTGTCCGTCGCCCTCCCCCCGCAGGATGAGGCGCCTACCGGCACGAACGGTGACACCACCGGCATCACCACCGGCGGGAGCAGCAACGCCGCCGTCGGTGACGGTGACGGTGACCGGGCCACCGCAGGGATGACCGAGAACGACGCCACCACCGGCACCGGTAGTGGTGTGCCCGCAAGCACGGCCGGGCGGGACCTGGACATTGACCCCGAGCCGGGGGAGGTCGCCGAGCTCGCCGGGTACGGACCCATCAGCCCCGACGTCGCCCGCGCCCTCGCCGCCGGCGGGACCTGGCGCCGCCTGATCACCGACCCCCTCTCCGGCACCGTCCTCGACGTCGGCCGCACCCGCTACCGGCCCCCCGCCGACCTCGCCGAGCACGTCCGCACCCGCGACCGCACCTGCGTCCGCCCCGGCTGCACCACCCCCGCCGAGCGTTGCCAGATCGACCACACCCGCGCCTTCTCCCAGGGCGGCAAGACCGCCGCCGACAGCCTCGGCGCCCAGTGCACCACCGACCACGCCCTCAAGAGCGCCGGGACGTTCAAGACCACCCAGCCCACCCCCGGGGTCTTCGAGTGGCTCACCCCCACCGGCCACGCCTACCGCCGCAACCTCGACGGCACCACCACCCACCTCAACACCTGGCGAGGACGCCCCAGCACGATCGCCGCCGCCGGGAACCACGGCGACGACGAGTACGGCGACCCGCCGTTCTGA
- a CDS encoding OsmC family protein: MGGLQTYNVTVDWTGADERGTASYTSYSRDHEVRVEGKPTLLATSDLKVRTDVSRYRAEELFVGSISQAQMLWFLRTAAKHDVVVLSYADKATGTQRVEGAGSGPFVEVVLRPQVSFAEPGLSEEAAARLHREAREHNHVARSVSFPVRVEPAAVGVPVA, translated from the coding sequence ATGGGTGGACTGCAGACGTACAACGTCACCGTCGACTGGACCGGGGCCGACGAGCGCGGGACCGCGAGCTACACGAGCTACTCCCGGGACCACGAGGTCCGCGTCGAGGGCAAGCCGACCCTGCTCGCCACCTCCGACCTGAAGGTGCGCACCGACGTCAGCCGGTACCGCGCCGAGGAGCTGTTCGTCGGCTCGATCTCCCAGGCCCAGATGCTGTGGTTCCTCCGCACCGCCGCCAAGCACGACGTCGTCGTGCTGTCCTACGCGGACAAGGCGACCGGGACCCAGCGCGTCGAGGGGGCCGGCTCCGGCCCGTTCGTCGAGGTGGTGCTGCGGCCCCAGGTATCCTTCGCCGAGCCGGGGCTGAGCGAGGAGGCCGCCGCCCGGCTGCACCGCGAGGCCCGCGAGCACAACCACGTCGCCCGCTCGGTGAGCTTCCCGGTCCGGGTCGAGCCGGCCGCCGTCGGCGTGCCCGTCGCCTGA